A genomic stretch from Telmatocola sphagniphila includes:
- a CDS encoding serine/threonine protein kinase: MNTISGFTNHPPKEVLAAFALGKSIPDLPQVANHVSHCLQCKTLLDKTSRETLQDIFHDSKLGGAETTPEMSKIEISSESELPPALLQQSKYTFLKKLGGGGMGVVWLAEHKLMKRKVAVKLIPPELIGNPAIRDRFLQEVISAGALEHPNVVRAYSAEKFGEYMLFEMEFVDGRDLGEIVKNKGPLSVPQSMNFIRQAAQALQYGMSKSLVHRDIKPGNLMLTRGGTLKVADFGLAKFNRENDRGGDRSLTGANEMMGTPDYMAPEQARNAKTADIRADIYSLGCTFFFLLTGKPPFEGASIADLIFKHWDDPRPDVSQLRNDVSSELSRFIQKMMAKSPAERPQTPKEVIDKLLELSKGSAVHQTLPASKKSTAELKPTAPTLEKKVAIQPASAPLETHKNSKKYIMGGAALVLLGLAALLTAIFLPSRRNVDRDEADSKAKKTSEAQVQDPTALKQARLAKANEEKARKEREEKSQVTTAVRTAIASLKPELTRFETVPNSAAELSNALDELTLIRNRFDGKMNPLPTRLLEPADQMLLDEEKGQLAKLLSDLTKRELFWRTLNRVENNWKTRAPNSNWVSDLRDLAESASFYPETQSALRIALADANAVQSIIAWPKVQTDFSIFKQTTWDSEQAAGSARISDYLSSIENRDSLQTILPLETLSKLYESKRNERDVSFKLRELQGILDSKPMTEWGTIGYRLGAGLNQKNLTFHITENPNTKIKFAEENKRAKLAFTVVKSETDSPGQQMIFDLKNITFANNGLVKQAALCKKLAQEVKNANLGDWKTWIDKLFVEIWNEKSLDPALKAILLRRTLDWVLKTSPELSTTEVATVQEFDKTSIRSDLNWMDTSSKEFQSARGNAKEFFATQTHPLELQSELKKCRERAISNLGKSVPQLYGWIKPEGDTGEFQNIGIPNRSGNLVIVFRDSNRLLTWLKVGRLQSGSASWDKKLSPGQVIFLQME; encoded by the coding sequence ATGAACACGATAAGTGGATTCACAAACCACCCCCCCAAGGAGGTGCTGGCCGCTTTTGCCCTGGGGAAATCTATTCCAGACCTGCCGCAGGTCGCGAATCACGTCTCCCACTGCTTGCAATGCAAAACTCTGCTCGACAAAACATCGCGGGAGACTCTGCAGGATATCTTCCATGATTCGAAATTGGGCGGGGCCGAGACTACTCCGGAAATGTCCAAAATCGAAATTTCTTCGGAATCGGAACTACCGCCGGCATTACTTCAACAATCGAAATATACATTTTTGAAGAAACTCGGCGGCGGCGGCATGGGTGTAGTCTGGCTGGCCGAGCACAAACTGATGAAGCGAAAGGTGGCGGTTAAATTAATTCCGCCCGAATTGATCGGGAACCCTGCCATTCGAGACCGATTTCTTCAAGAAGTCATCTCTGCCGGGGCTCTGGAACATCCGAATGTGGTACGAGCGTACTCTGCCGAGAAATTTGGCGAATACATGCTTTTCGAAATGGAATTTGTGGATGGCCGGGATCTCGGTGAAATAGTGAAAAACAAGGGACCGCTCTCGGTCCCTCAATCAATGAACTTTATCCGTCAGGCCGCGCAAGCTCTTCAGTACGGGATGTCAAAATCGTTGGTTCACAGGGATATCAAACCGGGCAACTTGATGCTGACTCGAGGCGGTACACTGAAGGTCGCCGATTTCGGATTGGCAAAATTCAATCGCGAAAACGACCGGGGAGGAGATCGCAGTCTGACTGGTGCGAATGAGATGATGGGCACCCCCGATTACATGGCGCCTGAACAAGCTCGTAATGCGAAGACTGCGGATATCCGGGCTGACATTTACTCATTGGGCTGTACCTTCTTTTTTTTACTGACGGGGAAACCGCCTTTTGAAGGGGCGTCCATCGCGGACCTCATCTTCAAGCACTGGGATGACCCGAGACCCGATGTTTCTCAACTCCGAAATGACGTTTCGTCCGAGCTATCCAGGTTCATCCAAAAGATGATGGCCAAGTCGCCTGCGGAACGTCCGCAAACACCCAAGGAAGTTATCGATAAACTTCTGGAACTGTCAAAAGGGAGCGCGGTACATCAAACACTCCCTGCATCAAAAAAATCGACTGCGGAGCTGAAACCGACGGCCCCAACTCTAGAAAAAAAGGTCGCTATACAACCAGCCTCTGCGCCACTTGAAACGCACAAAAATTCCAAGAAATACATCATGGGAGGCGCAGCACTCGTCTTGCTGGGTCTAGCGGCACTGCTTACGGCGATTTTCCTTCCTTCCAGGCGCAATGTGGATCGGGATGAAGCCGATTCGAAAGCGAAAAAGACGTCCGAGGCTCAAGTCCAGGATCCAACAGCACTAAAGCAGGCGCGGCTAGCCAAGGCGAACGAGGAGAAAGCTAGGAAGGAGAGAGAAGAAAAATCGCAAGTGACGACTGCGGTAAGAACGGCTATTGCCTCTCTAAAACCCGAATTGACCCGGTTCGAGACGGTTCCCAACTCGGCAGCGGAATTGAGCAATGCTCTCGATGAACTGACATTGATCCGAAATCGCTTTGATGGAAAAATGAATCCACTGCCGACGAGGCTATTGGAACCAGCGGATCAAATGCTGCTGGACGAAGAGAAAGGTCAACTAGCGAAATTGTTGTCCGATTTAACAAAGCGGGAATTGTTCTGGAGAACCCTCAATCGCGTCGAAAATAATTGGAAGACTAGAGCACCGAACTCAAACTGGGTTAGCGATCTCAGGGATCTCGCAGAAAGTGCCTCATTCTATCCGGAAACGCAATCGGCACTTCGGATCGCACTTGCGGACGCCAATGCGGTTCAATCGATCATCGCTTGGCCAAAAGTTCAGACGGATTTTTCGATATTCAAACAAACGACCTGGGACAGCGAACAGGCCGCTGGCTCGGCACGAATTTCGGATTATCTATCGAGCATAGAAAATCGCGATTCCCTGCAAACGATTTTGCCTTTGGAAACTTTATCGAAACTCTACGAATCGAAGCGGAACGAAAGGGATGTTTCCTTCAAACTTCGCGAACTGCAAGGAATTTTAGACTCTAAACCTATGACGGAATGGGGCACAATTGGTTACAGACTCGGCGCCGGTTTGAATCAGAAGAATTTGACGTTTCATATAACTGAAAATCCGAATACTAAAATTAAGTTTGCCGAGGAGAATAAGAGGGCGAAGTTGGCTTTCACAGTGGTTAAATCCGAAACGGACAGTCCGGGTCAACAGATGATATTCGATTTAAAAAATATCACTTTCGCCAATAATGGACTCGTCAAACAAGCGGCACTTTGCAAGAAGCTAGCTCAGGAAGTCAAGAACGCCAATCTCGGCGATTGGAAAACCTGGATCGATAAATTATTCGTCGAAATTTGGAATGAGAAATCTCTGGACCCGGCCCTCAAGGCGATCCTATTAAGACGAACCTTGGATTGGGTACTTAAAACCTCGCCCGAATTATCAACTACGGAAGTCGCTACCGTGCAAGAGTTCGATAAAACCAGTATCAGATCCGATCTCAACTGGATGGATACTTCTTCTAAAGAATTCCAATCAGCGAGAGGGAATGCAAAAGAATTCTTTGCCACACAAACTCATCCGCTGGAACTGCAGAGCGAACTCAAGAAATGTCGAGAGAGAGCGATCAGCAATTTAGGAAAATCTGTTCCGCAATTGTACGGCTGGATTAAACCCGAAGGAGATACTGGGGAATTTCAAAATATCGGTATCCCGAATCGCTCTGGCAACTTAGTCATCGTATTTAGAGATTCGAATCGATTGTTGACTTGGCTTAAAGTGGGTCGTTTACAATCAGGCTCTGCAAGTTGGGATAAGAAACTATCCCCGGGCCAAGTAATCTTTCTACAAATGGAGTAG
- a CDS encoding FHA domain-containing protein yields the protein MKFKYRIESAQGISSDKEAVGPVIRIGRSASMEVPFDEALFPQVSSIHAELQLRANFLIVLPRSQSNRTLLNNEEVKTQAPVKVGDRIQLGYTGPFLHVLGFEADPIGKPSATPPVAIKPIEPVESGKTLTASAEQLAAIRQEFSQALKFDVAEGGIVGRDAGVKIRLDHPLVSRKHAEFFLKNGKVALRDLASANGTYVNGELLSRPVALKSGDRISIGPFDLVLNGTVLTSLSRSNNVELIARGIGRTVTDRVSRSQINLLNNIRLAIRPGEFACLLGPSGSGKSTLLSVLSGRSSPESGLVEINGIDLHSNFESLKGDIALVPQKDVLHDALSVQTALEYTAKLRLPPDTSAQEKAENVLRLLETVGLEKRARTLIRNLSGGELKRASLANELLCRPSLLFLDEVTSGLDEQTDNEIMKLFRKIADSNKTVVCITHNLANVEACCHLVIILTSGGRLAFVGTPGEAKSYFAVSRLGEIYQVLASESPAHWEEKFQKSNHHKTYIASRLSANSSPTPKASVEHVQAGHVTGAIFRQCYTLTQRYISIWKTNRLALLLLLGQCLLVAALLVLVFKELKSPIETRNLLFLMNITCLWLGCNNSAKELVKERVIYTRERDFNLRAISYLLSKFLILMGIGLLQVLLLVGVVNSVCHPEVSFTKQLYVFGLSALVGTSLGLFISAASKTEEVAIALVPIAVIPQIILAGAIVSLSGVSQRLSQLFITDYWTQQLLDGALPNAGRVQESATSCFLAIGLHATFFLVATYLLLRKSKPSI from the coding sequence ATGAAGTTCAAATATCGAATTGAATCTGCCCAAGGCATTTCGTCGGATAAAGAAGCGGTTGGACCGGTGATTCGCATCGGTCGCAGCGCGTCGATGGAAGTGCCGTTTGACGAGGCTTTGTTTCCTCAGGTTTCTTCGATCCATGCCGAATTGCAACTGAGGGCGAACTTCCTGATTGTACTTCCTCGGAGCCAGAGCAATCGAACGCTCTTGAATAACGAGGAAGTCAAAACGCAAGCTCCGGTGAAGGTCGGGGACCGTATACAACTGGGCTATACAGGCCCATTTCTACACGTTTTGGGCTTTGAGGCCGATCCCATCGGCAAACCCTCGGCAACGCCGCCGGTAGCCATCAAACCGATTGAGCCGGTTGAGTCCGGTAAGACCTTAACTGCGAGTGCCGAGCAACTCGCGGCTATACGTCAGGAGTTTTCGCAAGCTCTGAAGTTTGATGTGGCCGAAGGGGGAATCGTCGGTCGGGATGCCGGGGTGAAAATTCGCCTCGATCATCCCCTGGTCTCGCGAAAACACGCAGAGTTTTTCCTGAAGAATGGGAAGGTTGCATTACGGGATCTGGCGAGTGCGAATGGAACCTATGTCAACGGCGAGTTGCTATCGCGTCCGGTGGCTCTGAAATCTGGCGACCGGATAAGTATCGGCCCCTTCGACCTGGTTTTGAATGGAACCGTTTTAACCAGTCTCAGCCGTTCCAATAATGTCGAATTAATCGCCCGAGGCATCGGCCGCACGGTGACCGATCGAGTTTCCAGATCGCAAATAAATCTTTTGAATAATATTCGCCTGGCAATTCGCCCGGGAGAATTTGCCTGTCTTTTGGGGCCCAGCGGCTCCGGAAAATCGACGTTGCTTTCGGTCCTGAGCGGTCGCTCGAGCCCGGAAAGCGGTCTGGTGGAAATCAACGGTATCGACTTGCATTCGAATTTTGAGTCGTTGAAAGGTGATATTGCGTTGGTGCCGCAAAAAGATGTGCTGCACGACGCTCTCTCAGTGCAGACGGCACTAGAATATACGGCGAAACTTCGCCTGCCGCCTGATACGAGTGCTCAGGAAAAAGCCGAGAATGTCCTGCGCTTGCTCGAGACAGTCGGTTTGGAAAAACGAGCCAGAACGCTCATTCGCAATCTGAGCGGCGGGGAACTGAAGAGGGCCAGTCTCGCAAATGAACTGCTCTGTCGACCGAGTTTGCTATTTCTTGATGAGGTCACCTCCGGCCTGGATGAACAGACAGATAACGAGATCATGAAACTGTTCCGGAAGATCGCAGATTCGAATAAAACCGTCGTCTGTATTACACATAATCTCGCGAATGTGGAAGCTTGCTGTCATCTGGTGATTATTCTCACTTCTGGAGGGCGTCTGGCATTCGTGGGAACGCCGGGCGAAGCCAAATCGTATTTCGCAGTATCGCGCCTGGGCGAAATCTATCAGGTGTTGGCATCGGAATCGCCCGCGCATTGGGAGGAAAAATTCCAGAAGAGTAATCACCACAAAACTTACATTGCTTCGCGACTAAGCGCGAATTCGTCGCCGACCCCGAAGGCTTCGGTCGAGCATGTCCAGGCGGGACATGTTACCGGTGCGATTTTCCGTCAATGCTACACTTTGACGCAGCGTTATATCTCTATCTGGAAAACCAACCGTCTGGCGCTTTTATTACTCCTGGGGCAATGCCTGCTGGTGGCAGCACTACTGGTGTTGGTATTCAAGGAATTAAAGAGCCCGATTGAAACTCGTAATCTTCTCTTCCTGATGAACATAACCTGTCTTTGGCTCGGTTGTAACAACTCCGCCAAGGAACTCGTGAAGGAGCGAGTTATCTATACTCGGGAAAGAGATTTCAATTTACGGGCGATCAGCTATTTATTATCGAAGTTTTTGATTTTGATGGGAATCGGTTTGCTTCAAGTGTTGCTCCTGGTCGGCGTGGTGAACTCCGTTTGTCATCCCGAAGTTTCGTTCACGAAGCAACTTTATGTATTCGGGCTATCGGCACTGGTAGGTACCTCGCTGGGCCTATTTATCTCCGCTGCCTCGAAAACGGAAGAGGTGGCGATCGCTCTTGTGCCCATAGCGGTTATTCCCCAGATCATTCTGGCGGGGGCCATCGTCAGTCTCAGTGGAGTTAGCCAGAGGCTCAGCCAGCTATTCATTACCGACTATTGGACGCAGCAGCTATTGGACGGAGCGTTACCGAATGCGGGTCGGGTACAGGAGAGTGCTACCAGCTGTTTTCTTGCGATTGGGCTGCATGCCACGTTTTTTCTTGTAGCTACTTATCTTCTGCTCCGAAAAAGTAAGCCTTCGATCTGA
- a CDS encoding protein kinase domain-containing protein: MKTQNTPPNHPANEELAAFALGKAIPNAETIAEHVANCARCETLIAKTPRDTFLGILNKAKPGSSLTGSQIAKSTVVPSEELPLELRQQTKYTFLKKLGGGGMGVVWLAEHNLMKRKVAVKLIPPEMIGNPTVRDRFLQEVVSAAALEHPNVVRAYAAEEFGPYMLFEMEFVDGKDLSEVVKLKGPLPVAHALKYIRQAAQALQHGMGKSLVHRDIKPGNLMLTRNGTIKVADFGLAKFSRETDKSRGRSLTGTNAIMGTPDYMAPEQARDAKTADIRADIYSLGCTFYFLLTGKPPFDGVSLADLIFKHWEDPRPDVSVLRNDVPEELARFVQKMMDKDPANRPQTPKEVIDGLNRFSADLQSAPVITNGMKSKSETLVGSDSGRNKTVVSDTLPSQPKKELEVSENRKLKTRRPTIVSAVIIFATLGLLTTAGLFWFKTGDGTISLVNFPENAEVTIDGEKINFVPKKDQPIELRVTARKQHKIEIRSGELTILSEKFAIEPGGKKLFSSRLETKSQDGFVSLFNGKDLTGWVVDSGDVNAWKVQEGTLTVHGLASESGWYALQDQSYLLSDRDYKDFILRCQFQQLSKEILSGIAFRAVPGERASNTDPSRITGNNQPLHLTAFLENSTTTNFPTGSLWWSVAYMGSSPILLPDNRCNLKNLGEWNELEIELKGQSFRMSVNGQELQNVMLNKIAQPSLLNPGLRRYSGRIGLLKRTGDIRYRNIEIKELPQDLQFNLPEKNEPRVPSVDPKLRQSFKNAPGDWTIVNGELLQQSPDFGDSTLIFGDKNWKNYDFSCEVMKISGRGEAGLVYRANNDGRSEFILGRYIGLVESAVSLVGSDRKRMRERRTNPMADNQWYKLEIRVRGNRFQGFIDNEAAFDFQTDRNPEGGIGVRTWRTAAKFRNFRVTTPEGKLLFDGLPELPATPVDWILDS, translated from the coding sequence GTGAAGACTCAGAATACCCCTCCGAATCATCCCGCCAACGAGGAACTGGCTGCTTTTGCTTTGGGAAAGGCAATTCCCAACGCGGAAACGATTGCCGAGCACGTGGCCAATTGTGCCCGCTGCGAAACCCTGATAGCCAAAACTCCCCGAGACACCTTCCTGGGCATTCTCAACAAAGCCAAACCCGGGTCCAGTTTAACGGGATCTCAAATCGCGAAATCAACGGTTGTTCCCAGTGAAGAGTTGCCGCTCGAGTTGCGACAACAGACGAAATATACCTTTCTGAAAAAGCTCGGCGGCGGAGGCATGGGAGTAGTTTGGCTCGCCGAGCACAACCTGATGAAACGCAAGGTGGCCGTGAAATTGATTCCGCCCGAGATGATCGGCAATCCGACGGTGCGAGATAGATTCTTGCAAGAAGTCGTCTCGGCCGCGGCCCTGGAACACCCGAATGTCGTCAGGGCCTACGCCGCCGAAGAATTCGGTCCCTACATGCTTTTCGAGATGGAGTTCGTGGATGGTAAAGATTTGAGCGAGGTCGTGAAGCTCAAAGGTCCCCTGCCGGTAGCTCATGCACTGAAATATATTCGTCAGGCCGCGCAGGCTTTGCAGCATGGCATGGGGAAATCGCTGGTGCACCGGGATATCAAGCCAGGCAACTTGATGCTGACACGCAATGGAACTATCAAGGTGGCTGACTTCGGTCTGGCGAAATTTAGTCGAGAAACAGATAAGTCGCGAGGTCGCAGCCTCACCGGTACGAATGCCATCATGGGTACGCCCGATTACATGGCCCCGGAACAAGCAAGGGATGCGAAAACCGCCGATATTCGAGCCGACATCTACTCCCTCGGTTGCACCTTTTACTTCTTGCTGACGGGCAAGCCGCCCTTCGATGGCGTTTCGCTGGCCGATCTGATTTTTAAGCACTGGGAGGATCCCCGACCGGATGTGTCTGTGTTGCGAAACGATGTTCCCGAGGAGTTGGCTCGGTTCGTTCAAAAAATGATGGACAAGGACCCCGCGAATCGACCGCAGACACCCAAAGAAGTTATCGATGGGCTTAACAGGTTCAGTGCAGACCTTCAATCTGCCCCCGTGATAACGAACGGAATGAAGTCCAAATCGGAAACTCTCGTCGGATCTGATTCCGGGCGGAACAAAACGGTAGTTTCCGATACCCTCCCAAGTCAACCGAAAAAGGAGCTTGAAGTCAGTGAGAATCGCAAGCTGAAAACGAGAAGGCCAACTATTGTTAGTGCGGTGATTATTTTTGCAACTCTGGGACTTCTCACTACTGCAGGTCTGTTCTGGTTCAAAACCGGAGACGGCACAATCTCCTTGGTGAACTTTCCGGAAAATGCCGAAGTCACCATCGATGGCGAAAAGATCAACTTTGTGCCCAAAAAGGATCAGCCTATCGAATTGCGCGTCACGGCTCGAAAACAACATAAAATCGAAATTCGCAGTGGGGAATTGACCATTTTGAGTGAGAAGTTCGCGATTGAGCCCGGTGGAAAGAAGCTATTTTCGTCTCGATTGGAAACGAAGTCTCAAGACGGATTCGTTTCGCTATTTAATGGCAAAGATTTAACCGGATGGGTCGTGGATAGTGGAGATGTGAACGCCTGGAAAGTGCAAGAGGGGACTTTGACGGTGCACGGTCTTGCCTCGGAAAGCGGGTGGTATGCGCTTCAGGATCAGAGTTATCTTTTGTCAGATAGAGATTACAAGGATTTCATTCTGCGATGTCAATTTCAACAACTATCTAAAGAAATTCTGAGTGGTATCGCCTTTCGTGCAGTACCCGGAGAACGCGCTAGCAACACCGATCCGTCCAGGATAACTGGAAATAATCAACCCTTGCATCTCACGGCATTTCTTGAAAATTCGACAACTACGAATTTCCCTACAGGTTCGTTGTGGTGGTCAGTGGCATACATGGGTAGCTCTCCGATACTGTTACCGGATAATCGATGCAATTTAAAGAATTTAGGCGAATGGAACGAATTGGAGATAGAACTTAAGGGCCAATCTTTTCGCATGTCAGTCAATGGTCAAGAATTACAGAATGTTATGCTAAATAAAATAGCCCAGCCAAGCTTACTAAATCCCGGTCTGAGACGATACTCCGGTCGCATCGGCCTTTTAAAGCGAACGGGTGATATTCGCTATCGCAACATCGAAATTAAGGAACTGCCACAGGATCTTCAGTTCAACCTCCCTGAAAAAAATGAGCCGCGAGTTCCGAGCGTCGATCCTAAACTTCGTCAGAGCTTCAAAAATGCACCCGGAGATTGGACGATCGTGAACGGGGAATTGCTTCAACAGTCCCCGGACTTTGGAGACTCCACGCTGATTTTCGGCGATAAAAATTGGAAGAATTATGACTTTAGCTGCGAGGTCATGAAAATCAGTGGTCGCGGCGAGGCTGGACTAGTTTATCGTGCAAATAATGATGGCCGAAGTGAATTCATCCTGGGCCGTTACATAGGTCTGGTGGAATCGGCCGTTTCCCTGGTAGGATCCGACCGTAAACGTATGCGAGAACGGAGGACCAATCCAATGGCGGACAACCAATGGTACAAGTTGGAAATTCGCGTGCGCGGCAATCGATTCCAAGGGTTCATCGATAACGAGGCTGCCTTCGATTTTCAAACAGATCGAAATCCCGAAGGAGGCATTGGCGTGCGTACCTGGCGCACCGCGGCAAAATTTCGCAACTTCCGTGTGACCACTCCAGAAGGCAAGTTACTTTTCGATGGACTGCCAGAACTGCCCGCGACTCCCGTCGATTGGATTCTGGATAGCTAG
- a CDS encoding protein kinase domain-containing protein yields MSPFKSASDHPANEELAAFALGKEVSNAETIAEHVANCVRCETLLAKTPRDTFLGILKKAKAGSSLTGAPKADSNPLNTEELPLELRQQTRYTFLKKLGGGGMGIVWLAMHNLMKRKVAVKLIPPEMIGNASIRERFLQEVVSAAALEHANVVRAYSAEEFGPYMLFEMEYVDGKDLSEVVKTKGPLPVAHAINFIRQAAQGLQHGMLKSLVHRDIKPGNLMLTRAGTIKVADFGLAKFNRESEKGRGRSLTGTNAIMGTPDYMAPEQARDAKTADIRADIYSLGCTFYFLLTGRPPFDGISLADLIFKHWEDPRPDVCLLRNDVSPELSQFIQKMMASKSADRPQTPKEVIEGLVKLSKGETVQKEVTENSKIEREVLPFQDIQEESKSRSSRSLIQVTQPRRKWPVLIGVLALLLVGFGILAASGVLRVKTKDGIIVLENVPEDAEVTVDGNKLTISPREGKPIEITISGEKKHNLEVKKEGFKVFGKELEVEVGRSKTISVRLEAMQAREEANDKKESPKVGNDADWASKSSGDGFVPLFNGKDLSGWSMEYSDSKDWSIENGVLLARGTNSQRLGYLLTNKSYDNFILRLEFNLNDHAASGVVLRAVPGELLPHPQGVSIREHPVFMLEDQPGGSEITGTLHWVLASTHVRPKNSAQLTSPGNWNKLEIEVNGRTLRATINDKLVTDTSITEGVVFKDNTVPALNRKDGRIGLLKTYKEARFRNIEIKELNSPSTATDILAPLKSEWAGLGTIQRRRGQIGTSTICGSWSILNREGEQFKALWRTDSGFQATFEGKIDASGKISLEARTVSAPKMAERQAIEGSGYVTATRIDLVVEDKVNESTSRVVLKRMRNDLKDFNFLGKWKFITSPRNFQNVRTVLENGTVRDWNGTYCKWVREGGLIRVIMANGHESMVIDPDNPNQLLGVSTYDKEVKWIRN; encoded by the coding sequence ATGAGCCCTTTCAAGAGCGCCTCGGATCATCCCGCCAACGAAGAATTGGCAGCTTTCGCATTGGGGAAGGAAGTTTCAAACGCGGAAACAATCGCCGAGCATGTCGCCAACTGCGTTCGGTGCGAAACTCTGCTGGCCAAGACGCCGCGCGACACCTTCCTGGGCATTCTGAAGAAAGCCAAAGCCGGTTCGAGTCTGACCGGTGCCCCAAAAGCCGATTCCAATCCTCTCAACACCGAGGAATTACCCCTCGAGTTACGACAGCAGACGAGATACACCTTCCTGAAAAAGCTCGGCGGCGGCGGCATGGGGATCGTCTGGCTGGCCATGCACAACTTGATGAAGCGGAAGGTCGCCGTCAAACTGATTCCGCCGGAAATGATAGGAAATGCCTCGATTCGAGAACGATTTCTTCAGGAAGTCGTCTCGGCGGCCGCGCTGGAACACGCGAACGTGGTACGGGCCTACTCGGCCGAAGAATTCGGTCCCTACATGCTCTTCGAGATGGAGTATGTTGACGGCAAAGATCTGAGCGAAGTGGTGAAAACCAAAGGACCACTGCCGGTGGCTCACGCGATCAATTTCATTCGTCAGGCCGCTCAGGGACTGCAGCACGGCATGCTCAAATCGCTAGTGCATCGGGACATCAAGCCAGGCAATCTGATGCTGACTCGCGCCGGTACGATCAAAGTGGCAGACTTCGGGCTGGCCAAGTTCAATCGGGAATCGGAAAAGGGAAGAGGCCGCAGTCTGACGGGTACCAATGCGATTATGGGAACGCCGGATTACATGGCTCCGGAGCAGGCTCGCGATGCGAAAACCGCCGACATCCGGGCGGACATCTATTCCCTCGGCTGCACCTTCTACTTCCTGCTGACAGGCAGGCCGCCGTTCGATGGCATCTCACTAGCCGATCTGATTTTCAAGCATTGGGAAGATCCCCGGCCCGACGTCTGCTTGCTTCGTAACGATGTCTCGCCAGAATTGTCGCAGTTCATCCAGAAAATGATGGCCTCGAAGTCCGCCGATCGACCGCAAACACCCAAAGAAGTCATCGAGGGACTGGTGAAGCTCTCCAAGGGGGAGACTGTTCAAAAGGAAGTTACCGAAAATTCAAAAATCGAGCGGGAAGTCTTACCATTTCAGGACATCCAGGAGGAATCCAAATCCCGCTCCAGCAGGTCCCTAATCCAGGTAACCCAGCCGAGAAGAAAATGGCCTGTACTCATTGGCGTGTTGGCCTTGCTCTTAGTCGGTTTTGGTATTCTGGCCGCTTCGGGGGTGTTGCGCGTCAAAACCAAGGACGGTATCATTGTTCTCGAAAATGTGCCGGAAGATGCCGAAGTCACGGTGGATGGAAATAAACTGACGATCTCCCCCAGGGAAGGTAAACCCATCGAGATCACTATTTCCGGAGAGAAGAAACATAATCTCGAAGTGAAAAAGGAGGGCTTCAAAGTTTTCGGCAAAGAATTGGAAGTGGAGGTTGGCCGAAGCAAAACGATCTCAGTTCGATTGGAAGCAATGCAAGCGAGAGAAGAGGCAAACGATAAGAAAGAGAGTCCAAAAGTTGGTAACGATGCGGATTGGGCTTCCAAGAGCTCTGGCGACGGGTTTGTGCCTTTGTTCAATGGTAAAGATCTTTCGGGATGGAGCATGGAATACTCGGATTCCAAAGACTGGTCGATCGAGAATGGGGTTCTTCTGGCTCGTGGCACGAATTCGCAGCGACTTGGCTATTTGCTTACAAACAAATCTTATGACAACTTCATCTTGAGACTTGAGTTCAATTTGAACGATCATGCCGCCAGTGGAGTGGTTTTGCGCGCCGTCCCGGGGGAATTGCTGCCGCATCCTCAAGGGGTTAGCATTCGCGAGCACCCTGTGTTCATGCTGGAAGATCAGCCGGGTGGAAGTGAGATCACCGGGACATTGCATTGGGTGCTCGCGAGCACCCACGTCAGACCTAAGAACAGTGCACAGTTGACTTCACCGGGCAACTGGAACAAGTTAGAGATCGAAGTCAACGGACGGACTTTGCGAGCCACGATTAACGACAAGTTAGTCACAGATACCAGTATCACCGAGGGAGTTGTTTTCAAGGATAACACGGTTCCGGCTCTGAATCGAAAAGATGGCCGCATCGGGCTTTTGAAAACGTATAAGGAGGCGCGGTTTCGCAACATCGAGATCAAGGAATTGAATTCCCCTTCGACCGCGACTGATATCTTAGCTCCTTTAAAATCCGAATGGGCAGGCTTGGGAACCATTCAAAGAAGGCGCGGCCAAATAGGCACTTCCACGATCTGCGGCAGTTGGTCGATTCTCAATCGGGAGGGCGAACAATTTAAAGCCCTGTGGCGCACGGACTCCGGATTTCAAGCCACGTTCGAGGGTAAGATCGATGCTTCGGGAAAAATCTCGCTTGAGGCTAGAACTGTCAGTGCCCCCAAGATGGCTGAACGCCAAGCTATTGAGGGCTCTGGTTATGTGACAGCTACTCGAATCGATCTCGTTGTTGAGGACAAAGTGAATGAAAGCACATCCCGAGTTGTACTCAAACGGATGCGGAATGATTTGAAAGATTTCAACTTTCTCGGGAAATGGAAGTTTATCACTTCGCCTAGGAATTTTCAGAACGTTCGCACGGTACTGGAGAATGGCACCGTTCGGGACTGGAACGGAACTTATTGCAAGTGGGTCCGCGAGGGAGGGTTGATTCGGGTTATCATGGCCAACGGCCACGAATCGATGGTTATTGACCCCGATAATCCCAATCAACTTCTTGGTGTGTCCACATACGACAAAGAAGTCAAGTGGATCCGTAATTAG